The following proteins are encoded in a genomic region of Sneathiella marina:
- a CDS encoding TRAP transporter substrate-binding protein yields the protein MKKLLAAALLSASIVGVGTPASADKVKLNMPSTFPGSLVQLGQAGVRFQDTVNEISGGDIEVKFFEPKALVPPLEIFDAVANGSVDAGWSVAGYWGSKNSAFNLFAAVPFGPAAGEYIAWMWYGGGEKMMNDLYNPYGIQSLVCGVIAPEASGWFRKEINSPEDLQGLKMRFFGLGAKAMQKLGVDTQLLAGGDIYPALERGTIDATEFSMPAIDQNLGFYNIAKHYYFPGWHQQSTIQELLVNKKTWDGMTDQQRAIISTACKANVAVQLAEGEAIQGKALAEMAAAGVTIHQWSPEMLAAFSGAWDEVAAEEVAANPDFANVYGNLTEFRKGYAQWKDLGYLK from the coding sequence ATGAAAAAATTATTGGCAGCAGCCCTGCTGAGCGCGTCCATTGTTGGTGTTGGTACACCGGCATCCGCGGATAAAGTTAAACTCAACATGCCATCGACGTTTCCTGGCAGTCTGGTCCAACTGGGCCAAGCAGGTGTCCGTTTCCAGGATACTGTCAATGAAATTTCCGGCGGTGATATCGAAGTAAAATTCTTCGAACCAAAAGCCCTTGTCCCGCCGCTTGAAATCTTTGACGCAGTTGCCAATGGCTCCGTTGATGCAGGTTGGTCAGTCGCTGGCTATTGGGGAAGCAAGAACTCTGCCTTCAACCTGTTCGCGGCCGTTCCTTTCGGCCCAGCCGCTGGTGAATACATCGCCTGGATGTGGTATGGCGGCGGAGAGAAAATGATGAATGACCTGTACAATCCGTATGGCATTCAATCCTTGGTTTGTGGCGTGATCGCGCCGGAAGCGTCTGGCTGGTTCCGTAAAGAGATCAACTCTCCTGAAGACCTTCAAGGCCTGAAAATGCGTTTCTTCGGTCTGGGTGCAAAGGCCATGCAGAAACTGGGTGTAGATACGCAGCTTCTTGCAGGTGGTGATATCTATCCGGCTCTGGAACGCGGTACGATCGATGCGACAGAATTTTCAATGCCTGCCATCGACCAAAATCTTGGCTTTTATAATATTGCCAAGCATTACTATTTCCCAGGATGGCATCAGCAGTCCACAATTCAGGAATTGCTCGTCAACAAGAAGACATGGGATGGTATGACCGATCAACAGCGGGCAATTATCTCCACCGCTTGTAAAGCCAATGTTGCCGTACAACTGGCGGAAGGTGAAGCGATTCAGGGTAAGGCTCTTGCAGAAATGGCCGCAGCCGGTGTGACAATTCATCAATGGTCTCCGGAAATGCTTGCCGCATTCTCCGGCGCCTGGGATGAAGTCGCAGCTGAAGAAGTAGCTGCAAACCCGGATTTCGCAAATGTCTACGGAAATCTGACAGAATTCCGCAAAGGTTACGCTCAATGGAAAGACCTGGGATACCTCAAATAA